In Thalassoglobus sp. JC818, a single window of DNA contains:
- the sctW gene encoding type III secretion system gatekeeper subunit SctW — protein MQPGIEGNKMAVLGGLQNATWQLSAAMQGSHRGQAVTILPGASATNVQDSLEELTFTLHESESKKLAERTTQSKSFASRLHALLAKYVTALPETLSPDEFSQYADFLRRLSQPNPQDLERLLQEKFGDDTTSQVTTLEALEELFSNGDHPVALKTVQELKQKWRDTSDYGPLVKAGENVAATATEFEAALAPDLELRDFYRETVLSWSSLDDAYSSILNQFGGESFSTATDFLFQALGCEMQSLGPSCDPRMLSAIRDDIYFLQVVRRFYEDVLEITDRIEETFGITLCKPRKTKKRQKRSSRKFSR, from the coding sequence ATGCAGCCCGGAATTGAAGGCAACAAGATGGCAGTTCTGGGAGGACTCCAGAACGCCACCTGGCAATTGTCGGCCGCGATGCAAGGTTCGCATCGCGGACAAGCGGTCACAATCCTTCCGGGGGCCAGTGCGACCAACGTTCAAGACTCGCTGGAAGAACTTACGTTCACGCTCCACGAATCAGAATCAAAAAAACTCGCTGAACGGACAACTCAATCGAAGTCATTTGCTTCTCGCCTGCACGCTCTGCTGGCAAAGTACGTCACAGCTCTTCCCGAAACACTTTCGCCTGACGAGTTCAGCCAATACGCCGATTTCCTGCGTCGACTCTCCCAGCCGAATCCGCAAGACCTCGAACGGTTACTTCAGGAAAAATTCGGCGACGATACAACGAGTCAGGTCACAACTCTCGAAGCTCTCGAAGAGCTCTTCAGTAATGGCGATCACCCTGTTGCCCTCAAAACAGTTCAGGAACTCAAACAGAAATGGCGGGATACGTCAGACTACGGACCGCTCGTCAAGGCAGGGGAGAATGTCGCCGCGACGGCCACTGAGTTTGAAGCCGCTCTTGCTCCTGACCTCGAGTTGAGAGATTTCTATCGAGAGACCGTTCTCAGTTGGAGCAGCCTGGACGATGCGTATTCCTCGATTTTGAATCAATTCGGCGGAGAGTCTTTTTCCACTGCCACAGACTTCTTGTTTCAAGCCCTGGGCTGTGAAATGCAGTCGCTCGGTCCATCTTGCGATCCGCGAATGCTCTCAGCAATTCGGGATGACATCTACTTCCTGCAAGTTGTTCGCCGGTTTTACGAAGACGTCCTGGAGATCACGGACCGCATTGAAGAGACATTTGGAATCACACTATGCAAGCCTCGGAAAACAAAGAAACGGCAGAAGCGATCATCAAGGAAGTTCTCCCGCTGA
- a CDS encoding TyeA family type III secretion system gatekeeper subunit, protein MQASENKETAEAIIKEVLPLRNQRRIDSGKLMSLAERLGLHDCEPKIYFLREMAGIVRQLPLKVFESTEERLRLIDGIQEALDLAIEEEEEELEA, encoded by the coding sequence ATGCAAGCCTCGGAAAACAAAGAAACGGCAGAAGCGATCATCAAGGAAGTTCTCCCGCTGAGAAATCAACGGCGGATTGACTCCGGAAAGCTGATGTCTTTGGCGGAGCGTCTGGGGCTTCATGACTGCGAGCCAAAGATCTACTTCCTCCGCGAAATGGCAGGAATCGTCCGTCAGTTGCCGCTGAAGGTCTTTGAGTCGACGGAAGAGCGATTGCGGCTCATTGACGGAATTCAGGAAGCCCTCGATCTTGCCATTGAAGAAGAGGAAGAAGAGCTCGAAGCGTAG